One window of Halopseudomonas maritima genomic DNA carries:
- a CDS encoding arylsulfatase, whose protein sequence is MRRLLSFTCLFALSCAFTSALAASRPNILLIVADDLGFSDLGAYGGEIRTPNIDQLAAEGLQFTNFHVAATCSPTRSMLLTGVDNHLVGMGNMKEIMADNQKGQPGYEGWLNDSVVTLPSLLQDAGYSTYMAGKWHLGARAQSQPVARGFDRSFALMESGADNWEAKHYLPGGSATWIEDGAPVTLPEGFYSSFTYADKLISYIDSGRAQGKPFFGYLAFQAVHAPHQVPEEYIRGYETLYEAGWDRIRADRYQRQLASGLLPDSGDNPVTNDWGTFYQRTHIEWDSLGDDEKAYRTRQMAVFAGMAEAMDQSVGKVIRYLKGSGQYDNTLILFMSDNGGESTVLREVAPLFYRLRYNTDVEVLGAPGSYSEYGPGWAYASNTPFYSYKGSPFSGGMRVPLIVSQPGHITPGTRTHSFGYVTDIAPTLLDMAGIAQPDGDYRGQRVHPIMGTSMRALLEGKAERVHAPDHPTVYELAGGIAVWLGDYKLVSSSTSAIPARTGPQLFNVKQDPLERHNLAEQQPEKVAQLMQIYREYVERNQVIEVPADYRAWEQVKKNGREQFIANHRLSLVLFALAVIGLVVGGGWLLARRCRQ, encoded by the coding sequence ATGCGTCGTCTGCTCTCTTTTACCTGCCTGTTTGCCCTGAGCTGCGCCTTTACTTCCGCCCTGGCGGCCAGCCGTCCCAACATACTGCTGATCGTTGCCGATGACCTGGGCTTCAGTGATCTGGGCGCCTACGGCGGGGAGATTCGCACCCCCAATATCGATCAGCTGGCCGCCGAAGGTCTGCAGTTCACCAACTTCCATGTGGCTGCAACCTGCTCGCCAACGCGCTCGATGCTGTTGACCGGCGTGGACAACCACCTGGTCGGCATGGGCAATATGAAAGAGATCATGGCGGACAATCAGAAGGGGCAGCCCGGCTACGAAGGCTGGCTGAACGACAGCGTGGTCACCCTCCCCAGTCTGCTGCAGGATGCCGGCTACAGTACCTACATGGCCGGCAAATGGCACTTGGGTGCCCGTGCGCAAAGTCAGCCAGTGGCGCGCGGTTTTGACCGCTCCTTTGCGTTGATGGAAAGCGGCGCAGACAACTGGGAGGCCAAGCACTACCTGCCTGGCGGCAGCGCCACCTGGATTGAAGATGGCGCGCCCGTAACCCTGCCAGAGGGCTTCTACTCCTCCTTCACCTATGCCGACAAGCTGATCAGCTATATCGACAGCGGCCGCGCGCAGGGCAAGCCCTTCTTTGGCTACCTGGCCTTTCAGGCGGTGCACGCGCCGCATCAGGTGCCCGAAGAGTACATCCGGGGCTATGAGACGCTGTACGAGGCAGGCTGGGACCGGATCCGGGCAGATCGCTACCAGCGCCAGTTGGCCAGCGGCCTGCTGCCCGACAGCGGCGACAACCCGGTGACGAATGACTGGGGCACCTTCTATCAGCGCACCCACATCGAGTGGGACTCGCTGGGGGACGATGAAAAGGCCTACCGCACTCGCCAAATGGCGGTGTTTGCCGGCATGGCCGAAGCCATGGATCAAAGCGTGGGCAAGGTCATCCGTTATCTCAAGGGCAGTGGTCAGTACGACAACACCCTGATTCTGTTCATGAGTGACAATGGCGGCGAGTCCACCGTGCTGCGGGAAGTCGCCCCACTGTTCTACCGCCTGCGCTACAACACCGACGTCGAAGTACTCGGCGCCCCCGGCAGCTACAGCGAATACGGCCCTGGCTGGGCCTATGCCTCCAACACGCCCTTCTACTCCTACAAGGGCTCGCCGTTCAGCGGGGGCATGCGCGTACCGCTGATCGTCAGCCAACCGGGACACATCACCCCCGGCACCCGAACCCACAGCTTTGGGTATGTCACCGACATCGCCCCGACCCTGCTGGACATGGCAGGCATCGCGCAGCCCGATGGCGATTATCGCGGCCAGAGGGTGCACCCGATCATGGGCACCAGCATGCGCGCGCTGCTGGAAGGCAAAGCCGAGCGCGTGCATGCGCCGGACCATCCCACCGTGTACGAGCTGGCCGGCGGCATCGCGGTCTGGCTGGGCGACTACAAGCTGGTTAGCTCCAGTACCAGCGCCATACCCGCACGCACCGGACCGCAACTGTTCAACGTCAAACAAGACCCGCTGGAGCGCCATAACCTGGCCGAGCAGCAGCCCGAGAAGGTAGCGCAGTTGATGCAGATCTATCGCGAATACGTTGAGCGCAATCAGGTCATTGAAGTCCCGGCGGATTACCGCGCCTGGGAGCAGGTAAAGAAAAACGGTCGAGAGCAGTTCATCGCCAACCATCGCTTGAGTCTGGTGCTGTTCGCCCTGGCAGTCATTGGCCTTGTCGTTGGCGGTGGATGGCTGCTGGCGCGTCGATGCCGTCAGTAA
- a CDS encoding VOC family protein, translating to MSLAKAFFDVGLFTNQRELQQQFWSEQVGLTFDHTLKLGGGVLQHRYNAGIAVLKLNDARDSLPAPGTGPIVELLVATAGASAPRALTDPDGNRVTLVPPGHDGIQGLAVRLRVTDPARSRAFYEQVLGCVPEPNGALRCGEALLLLEQGDSAAAAGDAPLAAVGLRYLTLQVFDCDAAYASALACGAEGAKAPVTLGSTARIAFIRDPDGVWIELSERASVTGKAVSE from the coding sequence ATGAGTCTGGCCAAGGCGTTTTTTGATGTCGGACTGTTTACCAATCAGCGTGAGCTGCAGCAACAGTTCTGGAGTGAGCAGGTTGGACTGACCTTTGACCATACGCTCAAGCTCGGCGGTGGCGTTTTGCAGCATCGCTATAACGCGGGTATTGCGGTGCTCAAGCTCAATGACGCACGCGACAGCTTGCCAGCGCCAGGCACAGGCCCAATCGTCGAGCTGCTGGTCGCTACAGCCGGCGCCAGCGCGCCGCGCGCACTCACGGACCCGGACGGCAACCGCGTAACGCTAGTGCCCCCTGGCCATGACGGCATTCAGGGCCTGGCTGTGCGCCTGCGGGTCACGGACCCTGCACGCAGCCGCGCCTTCTACGAACAGGTGCTGGGCTGCGTACCCGAGCCCAATGGTGCGCTACGTTGCGGCGAAGCCCTGCTGCTTCTGGAACAGGGCGACAGCGCGGCCGCTGCGGGCGATGCGCCGCTGGCCGCCGTAGGTTTGCGCTATCTGACCTTGCAGGTATTTGACTGTGACGCGGCCTATGCCAGCGCGTTGGCCTGCGGCGCAGAAGGCGCCAAGGCGCCGGTAACGCTGGGCAGTACCGCGCGCATCGCGTTCATCCGTGATCCCGACGGGGTGTGGATTGAGCTGTCGGAACGCGCCTCGGTCACCGGCAAGGCAGTCAGCGAGTAA
- a CDS encoding thioesterase family protein, producing MTESAALPPTIDPATDVLPEELSQAVYGFFNRIPFNRHLGIEIDELRRDCVAMSLAMRPELIGNFTQGILHGGAISSLIDVCGGAMALIGAFDRHAHLTVQERMMRLSKLGTIDLRVDYLRPGRGEQFVCTSVPLRSGNKVGVVRSELHANDGTLIAVGTGTYLCG from the coding sequence ATGACTGAGTCTGCTGCCTTGCCGCCAACCATTGACCCCGCCACTGATGTTCTGCCCGAGGAGCTGTCCCAGGCGGTCTATGGCTTTTTTAACCGTATCCCGTTCAATCGTCATCTGGGTATCGAGATCGACGAGCTGCGCCGCGACTGCGTGGCGATGAGCCTGGCGATGCGCCCCGAGCTGATCGGCAACTTCACCCAAGGCATTTTGCATGGCGGGGCCATCTCGTCATTGATTGATGTCTGCGGTGGTGCCATGGCGCTGATTGGCGCCTTTGACCGGCACGCGCACCTTACGGTGCAGGAGCGCATGATGCGTCTGTCCAAGCTGGGCACGATCGACCTGCGCGTCGACTACCTGCGCCCGGGGCGGGGCGAGCAGTTTGTCTGCACTTCTGTGCCGCTGCGCTCGGGCAACAAAGTGGGCGTGGTGCGCTCTGAACTGCACGCCAACGACGGCACCTTGATTGCTGTTGGCACCGGCACCTATCTGTGCGGTTAA